The genomic stretch CTGGCCGGCGGCCTTGCCGGCGCGCACCGCGCCGGCCGTCGCGCTGTAGGTGCCCTTGACCAGATAGACGTGGGCGTTCGCCGAGTTGGAGGTGTTGCCGTTGGTGGCCTCGAACGAGTAGTTGTCGAAGCCGACGCCCATCACGTCCAGGTCCACGGAGCCCTTGGTGTTGGCGGCCGTGTTCGGCGAGACGACGATGCCGTTGGTGTAGCTGAACAGGTTGGCCTTCGTGGTGGTGGTACCGAGCACGTTGGTCGTGCCGCCGGGCGTCGTGACCTTCAGCATGAAGGGGCCGCCCGGGGCGTGCGGCGGCGTCTTGGCGCTGAAGCTCGTGCCACCACCACCGACGACGATGTCAGTCAGCGGCAAACCGTCCAGCGTGGCGACGGTGTTGTTCGGCGCCGCTGTGGTGTTGGCGACGAAGCCGGAGCCGGACACGGTGATGGTCGTGCCGCCCAGGGCCGGTCCGCTCACCGGGTTGACGCCGTTGACCGTGGCGATCTGCGGCGCGGTGCCGACGGTGTACTGGCCGCCGGCGATGAGCGCCGCACCGCTCGTATTGGCGGCGAAGGCGCACATCGCGTACTTGAAGATGGTGCCCGCCGACGCCGTGACGACACCGGTCGGCACCACGACGGCGATCTTGGACGGGGCGAGCAGCTTCACGGCCGGATCGCCGGTGGCAACGACGGTGCCCGCCGGCGCGACGCTCGGGTAGGTGGTCGGGCACGTCGGAGTTGCGGTGGCCGACGTGGCGACCACGAAGTACACCGCGGTCGAGGTGGTGAACGACGTCGGGTTCGGCGCGGTCGGCATATTGGCGAGCGTGGCCACGATCGTGTTGCCACCGCCGGTCGGGCCGCCGTTCGAGCTGAGGGAGAGCGTTCCCGGAGCCGCGTAAGCCGGCGACGCGATGAGCGCGGTCAGGAGCGAGCCAGTGGCCCCTGCCGCGAGCCCGGCGCGGACCCGCCGCCGGGTAGTGGTGTTGGACTTGCGCATGCGAGGTCCTCCTACGGTCCAACAGACCGCTGGTCGGGTGTGGTTGAGGCCCGCGCATGTCTTCCGGTCACGGGCCATCTCGCCGGAAGCGTAACTTCGTCATATGTAGTGATTCGCGCAGAATGACGAAGTTCTTTGTATTTGCAACTCTGGCCCGTTTTGCGCTTACCACAAAGCATGGTGGACGGTCGGCTCAAGCCGGGAATGCATCGTTGACGAGGGCGGCCGTGCGCGATAGGTTGTTCTCGTTTCGAGTAATACTCAATGAGAGAACAACAGGTGGTTCGAGATGCACGACGAGGCGGAGTTCCTGGCGGGGTACGACCCCGGCGCCTATCCAGCGGTCGCGGTCACGGTCGACGTCGTAGCGCTGACCATTCACGCCGGCCGGTTGTGCGTGCTGCTCGTGGAGCGTGGCGAGCAGCCGTTCGCCGGGCGCCGTGCTCTTCCCGGCGGTTTCGTCCGGGACGAAGCGCTCGACGTCGCCGCGATGCGTGAACTCGGCGAGGAGACCGGCGTTCACCTCGAGCGGGTCCACCTGGAACAGCTCAAGACGTACGGCGACCCCGGCCGTGACCCGCGCATGCGGGTGTTCTCGGTGGCCTACCTGGCGTTCGCCCCCAGCCTGCCCGAGCCGGAATCCGGCACCGACGCCGCCGGGGCCTACTGGGTGCCCGTTGAGGAAGCCACCGGCCTGGCCTTCGACCACGACGTGATCCTGGCCGACGGCCTCGAACGGGCCCGGGCCAAGCTCGAGTACACCCCGCTGGCCACGGCCTTTGCGGGGGATGAGTTCACCATCTCGGAGCTGCGGCAGATCTACACCGCGGTCTGGGGCGAGGAACTGCACGCCGGGAACTTTCACCGCAAGGTGCTGAGCGTGCCGGGGTTTGTCGAGAGCACGGGGGAGACCGCCCCGCGGGGAGGGGAGCGGGGCGGTCCCAAACCCAAGCTCTACCGGGCCGGCGACGCGAGACTGCTGCACCCGGCGCTGCTGCGGCCGACCCGTGAGGACGACGTCCGATGAGGTTTGCCGAGGCTGTGGAGCGAATCGAGCGGGCCACTTCCCTTGCCGATCTGGGCGGGGAGAGCGCGTACCGTGCGTACGCGAAGGCCGTGCACCCGGATGCCGTCAGCGCAAACGACAGCGCGACCGCCACCCGCGCCTTCGCCACGCTCTCGCGGCTCTATCGCGAGCGGCGCCGAGTGGCGATCACCGGTGACATCGCCGACCTTGTTGTGGACGGGGACAACCTCAACAAGGTTCCGCGCGACCCGGCCGACAGTGACCTGATGGAGGCCGAGGCCGCCGCCCTGACGAAGTTGCAGGAGCAGGGCGATCCGAAGTATCGGCCGTACGCCCCGAGGCTGCGCGACAGCTACCTGCACGAGGACCACGAGCGGAAACGTCGGCGCATCAACACCATCGAGCGACTTGTTGGATTCGTCGCACTCGACCAGGTCAAGAGCCAGCTGGACCCGAGAGACGTCGCCTGGATGTGGCGCCGCCTGCTGGTCGGGCTCGGCTGGGCCCATCGAGCCGGCGTGATCCACGGCGCCGTCCTCGAAGAGCACGTCCTCGTTCACCCGGAGCAGCACGGCCTGGCGCTCGTCGACTGGTGCTACTCGGGCGAACGGGTCAAGGCCATCGTCGCCCGGCGCAGAGGCGCGTACCCGCCCGAAGTTCTGAAAG from Paractinoplanes brasiliensis encodes the following:
- a CDS encoding IPT/TIG domain-containing protein: MRKSNTTTRRRVRAGLAAGATGSLLTALIASPAYAAPGTLSLSSNGGPTGGGNTIVATLANMPTAPNPTSFTTSTAVYFVVATSATATPTCPTTYPSVAPAGTVVATGDPAVKLLAPSKIAVVVPTGVVTASAGTIFKYAMCAFAANTSGAALIAGGQYTVGTAPQIATVNGVNPVSGPALGGTTITVSGSGFVANTTAAPNNTVATLDGLPLTDIVVGGGGTSFSAKTPPHAPGGPFMLKVTTPGGTTNVLGTTTTKANLFSYTNGIVVSPNTAANTKGSVDLDVMGVGFDNYSFEATNGNTSNSANAHVYLVKGTYSATAGAVRAGKAAGQETECVNVLVISGEELLCSLPLNHTLSTADQSFTAGPAQRTARSLTTTTGSTTVTSASTTTTPAVFTQQDVGLPIIDSNSDTAIPAATRIVSVQSPTSATISAAALTTGTIETANIGGPKTLATVTVTDARTLTATAGVFSQADVGRVVTSTAMAADPLLPANTTIISVNSDGSVAKLSAAIVPGSNPLPASPLANDVVITPSTPVANGTYTVTVVSNGAIGASPQVSIISSGSTFTVADY
- a CDS encoding NUDIX hydrolase, which encodes MHDEAEFLAGYDPGAYPAVAVTVDVVALTIHAGRLCVLLVERGEQPFAGRRALPGGFVRDEALDVAAMRELGEETGVHLERVHLEQLKTYGDPGRDPRMRVFSVAYLAFAPSLPEPESGTDAAGAYWVPVEEATGLAFDHDVILADGLERARAKLEYTPLATAFAGDEFTISELRQIYTAVWGEELHAGNFHRKVLSVPGFVESTGETAPRGGERGGPKPKLYRAGDARLLHPALLRPTREDDVR
- a CDS encoding molecular chaperone DnaJ; this translates as MRFAEAVERIERATSLADLGGESAYRAYAKAVHPDAVSANDSATATRAFATLSRLYRERRRVAITGDIADLVVDGDNLNKVPRDPADSDLMEAEAAALTKLQEQGDPKYRPYAPRLRDSYLHEDHERKRRRINTIERLVGFVALDQVKSQLDPRDVAWMWRRLLVGLGWAHRAGVIHGAVLEEHVLVHPEQHGLALVDWCYSGERVKAIVARRRGAYPPEVLKEKTAGPATDIYMATGLMTRLMKDPPKPLQRFADGCSYDKPRMRPQDAWRLLHEFDEVLHSLYGPRTFRPFTI